A stretch of Anas acuta chromosome 3, bAnaAcu1.1, whole genome shotgun sequence DNA encodes these proteins:
- the TDRD15 gene encoding tudor domain-containing protein 15, protein MKSLTPSPNVVDMNLKISHIECHPECVVIVFKGQCKVGCELDYYILQNEMQRVFKVKDNVDIGGSCLVEDADGKWHRGKVLEKKENICKAFLIDTGQVLVVEEIHIASAGDDFFQLPPKVVCGIFANILPLGEKWSPKAINYFSSLVGLQITGHVKSVTSYQLFILEVPKVISDILELQLGKLIDGDSFCLIVEMLKVFPPETFRRVPQLLQQKRPVQELLTFTNSEKPSDFWPVPDLFPHLPAGSKVNVKITVAISLSKFYCQIQERQKELENLTEAMSLYYEAISTENNTSFDSLGLLCAAKRQNGQWHRGVIKQLLPNCVEVWFMDLGNIETVPSSCVQKLTVEFMSLPMISFPCALSCFGSQDEAVINLQLKTFIQALTGQTSVCVCVDLFNASKHLYYITLKNQNFGINAKHPENLNEAAASLVPPLETKISSIGVSYKASVWSSSKNRTGNKQTKNCLPEWDRSLSRHCKRVKMQMNTYYIASVVYVINPSNFWIQTCAYQKEFQALMNSIADAYNHCGADDWVLENPEPGLLCCARYSKDKHYYRGVVTEVLHVSIAVYFLDFGNTDTVPGYDVKTLLPEFAALPALAVCCELACTSPIEDVWVKKETDFFKQIVFNKLLLFQVIGEQNNKYIVNARCRNALQEINVAAFMAQAGYAEYRERRPVSAQNLSKNHQAQNSLQLKRNYVNARCTSDIYKNNVSQNRQVFQQEKTVSTSSRLRKSVMPSSFGKDALSESHQVRSQSFSQVTVPEKKILYKELVFKPGTVFEVVCSYSVSPTEFSCQLQSKLPELNTLMKQIQTYYKEHTIPYKNGQVACVVKCPKDGKWYRASVLQQVSTNEVDVVFVDYGYRERVLLNDLQAVLPDFLTLESQAFQCALKNVPLQTDALNWSEEKCRLFNDFISAAGGPLTCTVYALILLRPNCLCNIVDLQTPFISPEDFLRECGLNQSECIGLQRLAPLGSMYSFYYSSFNVEIGSEEEVYITHIHSPSKFYCQLNRNSATIEALSRNVTEISKMANHAKYDTISTRLCIARYFEDGQFYRALVSPVGSTSYLCADFVDFGNKHMVERDQLMPIPDSATDLILTPMQAIKCCLSDLKDTKFPARVIRWFEETFLGKLLKAIIVSRESDGQIVVELYDGQLHVGQKVEEKLLEELAYVTNYTEQFVGSYEVIHYVENNGEVSFESPERIQLKNKLEFQVDNEYYQADNGENFGDEEQITRRTQNQCCGSSKPVTSEGSEEQGFLKPYSAATEHREKSLDGKSASQSLCHPSLSLKEITVNVLSESCTEQLNYTGQQERDNENIPKLISLPQRDIQVNSEVAGYISHINSPSSFYIQFAEDENLIIQLAEELNESMVNIGHENGLGELMVGDLILAEFAIDCFYYRAVIKTLKSGNSFEVEFIDYGNTAVVSLSKICRIQKKLLTLPRLSIHCFLSTVNSAPDESWTNESTSYFVNKTNNKLVTCKFLEQDGEQWKVDIICDGNSISDGFQQKSGRTSLQNKPMQSWEQVSKQILLTNGNPQDGKSVSDLGGQRKNQTARMENNSKMCLNVPPQDLNTEQIERAEIINASVGGEFHVQLLKNLQILNDLNVMLVKEAQRSGLLVADNIEEGLECMVKSERNLKWYRSKVIKMFIRERLMLVFFIDYGIYEMVSLNNAKILSDEIKSIPKQAVLCEWVWLKKMSKVPFVHVVNTLLNGGIRILFLRYLESSHIWEVDILVGKVLLQKYLNQLLTTVVEPEKSINTDCMEEFQKSFGMNSITWTLLQSGRKYSGFATAVTDPSNFSVQFEDLFDSMKTLSLLLSDVPDDLPALPEELVFPGNSCLIQFGLEAQWNRVQISEVTSQSVLITFIDYGFLKSIPCSEIHRLKVIPESLSVLPHLAYSCSLHGIVPATGEYWSDEAKFLFQKLLSKPNLIFHFKHYGSGMRLEVDILYEENNLGCALVAAGHAVYSAGRCCPIPVDEVESTCLQPNYPNSNCGGFLCEPDHN, encoded by the coding sequence ATGAAATCTCTGACTCCTTCACCAAATGTAGTTGATATGAATCTGAAGATCAGTCATATAGAGTGCCATCCAGAATGCGTGGTCATAGTATTCAAGGGTCAATGCAAGGTGGGGTGTGAACTTGACTACTACatactgcaaaatgaaatgcaacGTGTATTCAAAGTGAAAGATAATGTTGACATTGGTGGATCTTGTTTGGTGGAAGATGCGGATGGAAAATGGCATAGAGGaaaagttttggaaaagaaagagaacatcTGTAAAGCCTTTCTTATAGACACTGGACAGGTGCTAGTGGTTGAGGAAATACATATTGCTTCTGCCggtgatgatttttttcagctgcctCCAAAAGTAGTTTGTGGGATTTTTGCTAACATACTTCCTCTTGGAGAAAAATGGAGTCCAAAAGCCATAAACTATTTTTCATCACTGGTAGGACTGCAGATTACAGGTCACGTGAAATCTGTTACATCGTACCAGCTGTTTATTCTGGAAGTACCAAAGGTCATTAGTGATATTCTTGAACTGCAGTTAGGAAAACTTATTGATGGAGATTCCTTTTGTCTTATTGTAGAAATGTTGAAAGTGTTTCCACCAGAAACATTTAGGAGAGTGCCACAGTTGTTGCAACAGAAACGTCCAGTCCAGGAATTGCTTACTTTTACTAATTCAGAGAAACCATCAGACTTTTGGCCAGTTCCAGATCTCTTTCCACATCTACCAGCTGGTAGTaaagtaaatgtaaaaataactgTTGCAATAAGCCTGAGTAAATTTTACTGTCAGATACAGGAACGACAGAAAGAGCTGGAAAATTTGACAGAAGCTATGTCTTTGTACTATGAAGCTATCAGTACAGAGAATAATACATCTTTTGATAGTTTAGGACTACTTTGTGCTGCTAAAAGGCAAAACGGACAATGGCATAGAGGAGTGATAAAACAGCTTCTGCCCAACTGTGTGGAAGTCTGGTTTATGGATTTAGGTAATATCGAAACTGTGCCATCTAGTTGTGTTCAGAAACTTACAGTAGAGTTCATGTCACTGCCTATGATTTCATTTCCATGTGCACTGTCTTGTTTTGGGAGTCAGGATGAAGCAGTAATAAATcttcagctgaaaacatttataCAGGCCTTGACAGGACAGacttctgtgtgtgtctgtgttgaTTTATTCAATGCCAGTAAACACTTATATTATATTACgctgaaaaatcaaaattttggaATTAATGCTAAGCATCCAGAGAACTTGAATGAGGCAGCTGCATCACTTGTCCCacctttggaaacaaaaatctCTAGCATCGGTGTAAGCTACAAAGCAAGTGTCTGGAGTTCGTCTAAAAATCGCACTGGAAATAAACAGACAAAGAACTGCTTACCTGAATGGGATAGGTCTTTATCAAGGCATTGCAAAAGAGTAAAAATGCAGATGAATACTTACTATATTGCTTCTGTGGTATATGTCATAAATCCGTCCAACTTCTGGATTCAGACATGTGCATATCAGAAAGAATTTCAAGCCCTGATGAATAGTATTGCAGATGCATATAACCACTGTGGAGCTGATGACTGGGTCCTTGAAAACCCGGAACCTGGATTACTGTGCTGTGCCAGGTATAGCAAAGATAAGCATTATTATCGGGGTGTTGTCACTGAAGTGCTTCATGTAAGCATTGCTGTCTACTTTTTAGATTTTGGGAATACAGATACAGTACCTGGTTACGATGTGAAAACATTGCTTCCGGAGTTTGCTGCTTTGCCGGCTTTAGCTGTGTGTTGTGAACTTGCTTGCACTTCTCCTATTGAAGATGTGTGGGTTAAAAAGGAAACTGATTTCTTCAAACAAATTGTATTTAACAAACTGCTGCTATTTCAGGTCATTGGAgagcaaaacaacaaatacattGTTAATGCACGGTGTAGGAATGCTTTGCAGGAAATTAATGTTGCCGCATTTATGGCTCAGGCTGGATATGCAGAATACCGGGAAAGAAGACCAGTTTCTGCTCAAAATCTGTCAAAAAACCACCAAGCCCAGAATTCCCTCCAGTTAAAGCGAAATTATGTAAATGCACGGTGCACCTctgatatttataaaaataatgtatcaCAAAATAGACAGGtatttcaacaggaaaaaacagtaaGCACATCTTCTAGGCTGAGAAAATCAGTGATGCCGTCCTCTTTTGGAAAAGATGCTCTCTCTGAAAGTCATCAGGTCAGGTCTCAGTCATTTTCCCAGGTCAcagtacctgaaaaaaaaatactttataaagAGCTTGTGTTTAAACCAGGAACTGTTTTTGAAGTGGTGTGTTCTTACAGTGTTTCCCCAACAGAGTTTTCATGCCAGTTGCAGAGTAAACTGCCAGAGCTAAATACCTTAATGAAGCAAATCCAGACTTACTATAAAGAGCATACTATTCCTTACAAAAACGGACAGGTTGCCTGTGTTGTTAAATGTCCCAAAGATGGGAAGTGGTACAGAGCAAGTGTTTTGCAGCAAGTGTCCACAAATGAAGTTGATGTGGTTTTTGTAGACTATGGCTATCGGGAAAGAGTTCTACTTAATGATCTTCAAGCTGTCCTTCCAGATTTCCTAACTCTTGAAAGTCAAGCCTTTCAGTGCGCACTTAAAAATGTACCCTTACAAACTGATGCACTTAATTGGTCTGAAGAAAAGTGTAGACTTTTTAACGacttcatttctgctgctggaggaccACTGACTTGCACTGTCTATGCTCTAATTCTTTTACGTCCAAACTGTTTATGCAATATAGTTGACTTACAGACTCCGTTTATTAGTCCGGAGGACTTTCTCAGGGAATGTGGACTCAACCAGTCTGAATGTATTGGATTGCAAAGACTTGCACCTTTGGGTTCCATGTACAGTTTTTATTACTCATCTTTTAATGTAGAAATTGGGAGTGAGGAGGAGGTTTATATAACTCACATACATAGCCCTTCAAAATTCTATTGCCAGCTTAATCGAAACAGTGCAACTATAGAGGCATTGTCACGAAATGTGACTGAAATCAGTAAGATGGCAAATCATGCAAAATATGATACCATCAGTACGCGATTATGTATAGCCAGATATTTTGAAGATGGTCAGTTTTATAGAGCTTTGGTTTCTCCTGTGGGATCAACATCCTATCTATGTGCTGACTTTGTGGATTTTGGAAATAAGCATATGGTAGAGAGAGACCAATTGATGCCTATTCCAGACTCTGCCACTGACCTAATACTCACACCCATGCAAGCCATTAAATGCTGTCTGTCCGATCTTAAGGACACAAAATTTCCAGCAAGAGTTATTAGATGGTTTGAGGAAACTTTCCTTGGTAAGTTGCTGAAAGCTATAATTGTATCCAGAGAATCAGATGGCCAGATTGTTGTTGAGTTGTATGATGGACAGCTCCACGTAGGTCAGAAAGTTGAAGAAAAACTATTGGAAGAATTGGCTTACGTGACAAATTATACAGAACAATTTGTTGGAAGTTATGAAGTGATACACTATGTAGAAAATAACGGTGAAGTAAGTTTTGAAAGTCCTGAAAGGATtcaattgaaaaataaactggaaTTTCAAGTAGACAATGAGTATTACCAGGCAGATAATGGAGAGAATTTTGGAGATGAAGAGCAAATTACACGTAGAACACAAAACCAGTGTTGTGGGTCTTCAAAGCCGGTAACTTCAGAGGGCAGTGAAGAACAAGGTTTTCTAAAACCTTACAGTGCTGCTACAGAACACAGAGAGAAATCTCTGGATGGAAAGTCTGCTTCTCAATCACTGTGTCATCCTTCTTTAAGTTTAAAGGAAATAACTGTAAATGTTCTCTCTGAATCTTGTACTGAACAACTAAATTATACAGGTCAGCAGGAAAGGgataatgaaaatattccaaaattaATCAGTCTTCCTCAACGTGATATTCAGGTGAATTCTGAAGTAGCAGGGTATATTTCTCATATAAATAGTCCATCGAGTTTCTATATTCAGTTTGCAGAGGATGAAAACTTAATAATTCAACTAGcagaagaattaaatgaaagcatGGTGAATATAGGTCATGAAAATGGCTTAGGTGAGCTCATGGTAGGGGATCTCATTTTAGCAGAGTTTGCCATTGACTGTTTTTACTATAGGGCAGTTATTAAAACTCTGAAATCAGGAAACTCCTTTGAGGTAGAGTTTATTGACTATGGCAATACAGCAGTTGTAAGCCTTTCCAAAATCTGCAGGATTCAGAAAAAGTTGTTAACTTTGCCGAGGCTCAGTATTCATTGTTTCCTTAGCACAGTGAACAGTGCTCCTGATGAAAGCTGGACTAACGAAAGTACTTCCTattttgtaaacaaaacaaataataaattagtCACTTGCAAATTCTTAGAGCAAGATGGAGAGCAATGGAAAGTAGATATAATTTGTGATGGAAATTCTATCTCTGATGGCTTTCAGCAGAAAAGTGGCAGGACAAGTTTGCAAAACAAACCAATGCAGAGTTGGGAACAGGTGTCAAAGCAAATTCTGCTTACAAATGGTAATCCTCAAGATGGAAAGTCTGTGAGTGACTTAGGTGGTCAAAGGAAAAATCAGACTGCTAGGAtggaaaataattctaaaatgtGCTTAAATGTACCTCCTCAGGATCTAAATACTGAACAAAtagaaagagcagaaataatTAATGCTTCAGTGGGTGGAGAATTTCATGTACAGTTACTTAAAAATCTGCAGATattaaatgatttaaatgtCATGCTTGTCAAAGAAGCACAAAGAAGTGGTTTACTTGTGGCAGATAACATTGAAGAAGGGTTGGAGTGCATGGTAAAATCTGAAAGGAACTTAAAGTGGTATCGATCGAAAGTGATAAAGATGTTTATCAGGGAGAGGTTAATGCTAGTTTTTTTTATAGATTATGGCATCTATGAGATGGTGTCCTTAAATAATGCAAAGATTCTCAGTGATGAGATTAAAAGCATTCCTAAACAAGCTGTGCTTTGTGAATGggtttggttaaaaaaaatgagtaaagtTCCATTTGTCCATGTAGTAAATACACTCCTAAATGGTGGAATAAGGATCTTGTTTCTGAGATACTTGGAATCTTCTCATATCTGGGAAGTAGATATCTTAGTAGGGAAAGTTCTGCTTCAGAAATACTTGAATCAGCTCTTAACAACTGTTGTTGAACCGGAAAAATCCATTAATACAGACTGTATGGAGGAGTTTCAGAAGTCATTCGGGATGAATTCAATCACATGGACGCTGCTGCAGAGTGGCAGAAAGTATTCTGGGTTTGCAACTGCAGTTACTGATCCTTCAAACTTCAGCGTCCAGTTTGAAGACTTATTTGATTCCATGAAAACCTTATCTTTGCTGCTCTCTGATGTTCCTGATGACTTGCCAGCTTTGCCAGAAGAACTTGTGTTTCCTGGTAACAGCTGCTTGATCCAGTTTGGACTGGAAGCACAGTGGAACAGAGTACAAATTAGTGAAGTGACAAGTCAGTCTGTTCTTATTACATTTATTGATTATGGCTTTCTGAAAAGCATCCCCTGCTCGGAAATCCATAGACTTAAAGTTATTCCAGAAAGTCTGTCTGTCTTACCACACTTGGCTTACTCTTGCTCTTTACATGGTATAGTTCCTGCCACAGGGGAATACTGGAGTGATGAAGccaaatttctgtttcaaaagcttCTTAGTAAACCAAATCTCATATTCCATTTTAAACACTATGGCTCTGGAATGAGGTTAGAGGTTGATATTTTGTATGAGGAGAATAATCTAGGTTGTGCCTTAGTTGCTGCTGGCCATGCAGTCTACTCTGCAGGTAGGTGCTGTCCCATTCCAGTTGATGAAGTTGAATCAACATGCTTGCAGCCTAATTATCCAAATTCTAATTGTGGTGGTTTTCTTTGTGAACCAGATCAtaactaa